The following proteins come from a genomic window of Flavobacteriales bacterium:
- a CDS encoding DUF5723 family protein, with protein sequence MMKNIALTFSLFLLPLISLAQDKYSVELNSDIGLYNTALDAQTLLNSFDYIDDDQKQAILRNMDDENYFYVDINNVIKFSNKKGLSLAFGNHVTSYGIFDGEIVRLALYGNTNYSGESFDLTPVEGKFFHYSDITLGFKLTDQLSSSVSLIAGHQFVSGEFSKLDFSSAEYGQSISYDMALEGIESVPVRYIIDNRSDLVKLKGINELLKSAGRGFSVGFDYEGEIYDGEYTISVKDLGFIKWDDGIQTNTYSFEVNDLIVPMEVSDFSDIESSYFTAELDTLRDIINPVNESYTFTLPARLNGSFNKGIVGNKYTDGYTITAEHRVGMYPMPRLAIDFHKTLKQHEFILGYHLGGLEKNGLQFKYNYKSECIHFQLFTRQASVFDLNSMYGINVGVGLKFLFGKKDKETPEK encoded by the coding sequence ATGATGAAAAACATAGCCTTAACATTCAGTTTGTTTTTACTGCCGCTTATTTCACTGGCTCAAGACAAATATAGTGTTGAATTGAATTCAGATATTGGATTGTACAATACGGCATTAGATGCTCAAACATTACTCAATTCCTTTGACTATATCGACGATGACCAAAAACAAGCCATACTAAGAAATATGGATGATGAAAATTATTTCTACGTTGACATTAATAATGTTATAAAATTTTCAAATAAAAAAGGATTGAGTTTAGCATTTGGAAATCATGTGACTTCCTATGGAATATTTGACGGTGAGATTGTTCGTCTAGCTCTTTATGGCAACACTAATTATTCTGGTGAGAGTTTTGATTTAACACCAGTAGAGGGTAAGTTTTTTCATTATTCGGATATTACCTTAGGTTTTAAGCTGACAGACCAATTGTCTTCTTCAGTATCACTTATTGCAGGTCACCAATTTGTTTCTGGTGAGTTTTCAAAATTAGACTTTTCATCTGCCGAATATGGTCAATCTATTTCCTATGATATGGCCCTAGAAGGTATTGAAAGTGTACCTGTGCGTTATATAATTGATAATAGATCCGATCTTGTTAAGCTCAAAGGTATAAATGAATTATTAAAAAGTGCTGGTAGAGGTTTTTCTGTTGGCTTTGATTATGAAGGTGAAATTTATGATGGGGAATACACTATTTCAGTCAAGGATTTAGGTTTTATTAAATGGGATGATGGCATACAAACAAACACATATAGTTTTGAAGTTAATGATCTTATTGTTCCTATGGAAGTCTCTGATTTTTCAGATATTGAATCTAGTTATTTTACTGCTGAATTGGATACCTTAAGAGATATCATCAACCCTGTCAACGAAAGTTATACTTTTACACTCCCCGCTCGATTAAATGGTTCTTTTAATAAGGGAATTGTTGGGAATAAATACACTGATGGATATACTATAACTGCTGAGCACAGAGTTGGTATGTATCCTATGCCAAGACTTGCGATTGATTTTCATAAGACTTTGAAACAACACGAGTTTATTCTTGGATATCATCTTGGTGGATTAGAAAAAAATGGGTTACAATTTAAATACAATTATAAGTCTGAGTGTATCCATTTTCAATTATTTACGCGACAAGCTAGTGTATTTGACCTTAATTCTATGTATGGTATAAACGTTGGAGTTGGCTTGAAATTTCTTTTTGGTAAAAAAGATAAAGAAACGCCAGAGAAATAG
- a CDS encoding glycosyltransferase family 2 protein, which yields MKISIITATFNRAHFIESCILSILRQKNKNIEIIIIDGLSTDSTDERLKPLLEKNDNIKFYSQSDLGIYDALNKGKEKAKGDIIGFVHSDDFLYDTDVLEKIKKAFIQKDIDGVYGDLEYVEKIDINKVIRSWKSCCFNKKLLRKGWTPPHPTLFLKKEVYEKHGEFDLNFKISADYDFMLRVFKDESLKIQYMPSVITRMRVGGVSNKNLKNILLKTYEDYKAIRKNKIGSIGTLVRKNTSKIKQFF from the coding sequence ATGAAAATTTCCATAATTACTGCAACATTTAACCGCGCACATTTTATAGAATCCTGCATACTCTCAATCTTAAGACAAAAAAATAAAAATATTGAGATTATTATAATTGATGGACTTTCAACAGACTCAACAGATGAAAGATTAAAACCTCTTTTGGAAAAAAATGATAATATCAAATTCTATTCACAGTCTGATTTAGGGATTTATGATGCATTAAACAAAGGAAAAGAGAAAGCCAAAGGAGACATTATAGGTTTTGTTCACTCTGATGATTTTCTATATGATACAGACGTTCTAGAAAAAATTAAGAAAGCATTTATACAGAAAGACATTGACGGTGTTTATGGCGATTTAGAATACGTAGAAAAGATCGACATCAACAAAGTTATAAGGAGTTGGAAGAGCTGTTGTTTTAACAAAAAACTTTTAAGAAAGGGATGGACTCCCCCGCACCCTACTCTATTTCTTAAAAAAGAGGTTTATGAAAAACATGGTGAATTTGATCTTAACTTTAAAATATCAGCAGATTATGATTTTATGTTAAGAGTATTTAAAGATGAAAGCTTAAAAATTCAATACATGCCTAGCGTGATTACTAGAATGAGAGTAGGTGGAGTCAGTAACAAAAACCTTAAAAACATTCTCCTAAAGACTTATGAAGACTACAAAGCAATTCGAAAGAATAAAATTGGAAGCATAGGCACTTTAGTGCGAAAAAACACCTCAAAAATTAAGCAGTTTTTTTAA